The following are from one region of the Pocillopora verrucosa isolate sample1 chromosome 3, ASM3666991v2, whole genome shotgun sequence genome:
- the LOC131794276 gene encoding adhesive plaque matrix protein 2, giving the protein MHRHEVVVLISLLYLLVLDVEGLCPPNTQCFGNGDYNAKAQSCKCYPRRRIGSFTGECCESVDCKPNATCVHGFCGADGLTCKRCLTGWTGLNCKKVDSCFPWLHCVHGSCKKSRMKCECEPGWVGDLCDRSLCTVNCTYGACPNDPKKCECYENFYSPETGCDRSYCAKDWECKNGGYCVDLHHCACPAHYTGNHCETISGCGVPCENGHCSKSPYECECVPGWGPKGKCTKYVGACSNCNSEGGTCEDGPNTCKCKPGYTGLECAQKNCDGCENGSCDFGPLGLKKCHCDEGWANEIHVPGFNLFFGPCTKVKLCLQPCVHGSCPNDPYECECDGVYTGKECDRIQCPVCCPPLTCDCSKPKRPMCLPSWHHDCCLVKSCFTGDTLVHTANGMVPIEKIEEGDLVIVRHEDDAPAISYLRRVDQVRKRLFPARDLIMFQTEDEVIKVTPDHHFFESPSNSWMSAKKIKTSHLLQALDGKMVKIQKHLTTSASADENEFVAVFDLSVNEYDRYSVGKKGILTASCNSTDDLKTRDKQVWGNSMIRLLHNIDAKEIIPPVEKDPAGFPIYVFVIIAVVLGALLLIIVLVRRKKRQRKYDLQRESLIAASAHAQ; this is encoded by the exons ATGCATAGGCACGAGGTGGTTGTTCTCATTTCTTTATTGTACCTGCTCGTTCTCGACGTCGAAGGCCTCTGTCCTCCAAACACACAATGTTTTGGAAACGGTGACTACAATGCAAAAGCACAGAGCTGTAAATGCTACCCTCGACGGAGAATCGGAAGTTTCACGGGAGAGTGCTGTGAAAGTGTCGACTGCAAGCCTAATGCGACTTGTGTACATGGCTTCTGTGGAGCTGATGGTTTGACTTGCAAGCGTTGTCTAACAGGGTGGACTGGACTCAACTGCAAGAAAGTAGACTCCTGTTTTCCTTGGCTTCATTGTGTGCATGGCTCCTGCAAAAAGTCCCGGATGAAGTGTGAATGTGAACCTGGCTGGGTGGGTGACCTGTGTGATCGGTCCTTGTGTACAGTGAACTGTACCTATGGTGCATGCCCAAATGATCCCAAAAAATGCGAGTGCTATGAGAACTTTTATAGCCCTGAAACAGGATGTGACAG GTCTTACTGTGCGAAGGACTGGGAATGTAAAAATGGCGGATATTGTGTTGACCTTCACCATTGTGCTTGCCCGGCTCATTATACAG GTAATCACTGTGAGACCATCAGTGGGTGTGGCGTCCCTTGCGAGAATGGACACTGTTCCAAGAGTCCATACGAGTGTGAATGTGTGCCTGGCTGGGGACCTAAAGGAAAATGTACAAAATATGTCGGAGCCTGTTCAAATTGCAACTCTGAGGGAGGGACTTGCGAAGATGGGCCTAACACGTGCAAGTGCAAACCAG gATATACCGGTCTTGAATGCGCACAAAAGAATTGTGATGGCTGCGAGAATGGCTCATGCGACTTCGGCCCTTTGGGTTTAAAGAAATGTCACTGTGACGAGGGTTGGGCCAATGAGATCCATGTACCTggctttaatttatttttcggACCATGCACAAAAGTGAAATTATGCTTACAACCATGTGTGCATGGCTCATGTCCAAATGATCCATACGAGTGTGAATGCGATGGTGTTTATACTGGCAAAGAATGCGACAGGATACAATGTCCAGTGTGTTGTCCTCCTCTGACTTGTGACTGCTCCAAGCCAAAAAGACCAATGTGTCTTCCAAGCTGGCACCATGACTGTTGCTTGGTAAAGTCCTGCTTTACAGGGGACACCTTGGTCCACACCGCTAATGGAATGGTGCCCATAGAAAAAATCGAAGAGGGAGACTTAGTAATAGTTCGTCATGAAGACGATGCTCCTGCCATTAGCTACTTGCGTCGCGTTGACCAAGTTCGGAAGAGGCTGTTTCCTGCACGAGATCTCATCATGTTCCAAACAGAGGACGAGGTTATAAAGGTCACTCCTGACCACCATTTCTTCGAGAGCCCATCGAACTCGTGGATGAGTGCCAAGAAGATAAAAACGTCACATCTGCTTCAGGCCTTGGACggaaaaatggtaaaaattcaGAAGCACCTAACGACGTCGGCATCAGCTGACGAAAACGAATTTGTGGCCGTGTTCGATCTTTCGGTGAATGAGTACGATCGATATTCCgtcggaaaaaaaggaattcttaCGGCTTCGTGTAACAGCACGGATGATCTCAAGACTCGAGACAAACAAGTGTGGGGTAATTCAATGATCCGACTCCTTCATAATATCGACGCTAAGGAG